The genomic stretch ttatcataggtacacttcaactgtgagagacggaatctaaaacaaaaatccagaaaatcacattgtatgatttttatgtaattaatttgcattttattgcatgacataagtatttgatacatcagaaaagcagaacttaatatttggtacagaaacctttgtttgcaattacagagatcatatgtttcctgtaggtcttgaccaggtttgcacacactgcagcagggattttggcccactcctccatacagaccttctccagatccttcaggtttcggggctgtcgctgggcaatacggactttcagctccctccaaagattttctattgggttcaggtctggagactggataggccactccaggaccatgagatgcttcttagggagccactccttagttgccctggctgtgtgtttcgggtcattgtcatgctggaagacccagccacgacccatcttcaatgctcttactgagggaaggaggttgttggccaagatctcgtgatacatggccccatccatcctcccctcaatacggtgcagtcgtcctgtcccctttgcagaaaagcatccccaaagaatgatgtttccacctccatgtttcacggttgggatggtgttcttggggttgtactcatccttcttcttcctccaaacacggcgagtggagtttagaccaaaaagctctatttttgtctcatcagaccacattaccttctcccattcctcctctggatcatctagatggtcattgacaaacttcagacgggcctgggcatgcgctggcttgagcagggggaccttgcgtgcgctgcaggattttaatccatgacggcgtagtgtgttactaatggttttctttgagactgtggtcccagctctcttcaggtcattgaccagttcctgccgtgtagttctgggctgatccctcaccttcctcatgatcattgatgccccacgaggtgagctcttgcatggagccccagaccgagggtgattgaccatcatcttgaacttcttccattttctaataattgcgccaactcttgccttctcaccaagctgcttgcctattgtcctgtagcccatcccagcctgtgcaggtctacaattttatccctgatgtccttacacagctctctggtcttggccattgtggagaggttggagtctgtttgattgagtgtatggacaggtgtcttttatacagttaacgagttcaaacaggtgcagttaatacaggtaatgagtggagaacaggagggcttcttaaagaaaaacgaacaggtctgtgagagccggaattcttactgattggtaggtgatcaaatacttatgtcatgcaataaaatggaaattaattacttaaaaatcatacaatgtgattttctggatttttgttttagattccatctctcacagttgaagtgtacctatgataaaaattacagacctctacatgctttgtaagtaggaaaacctgcaaaatcggcagtgtatcaaatacttgttctccccactgtgtatatatatatagctagaacgtgggaaaactactgctcgctattgtGCTGTCGGCCTTCAAGAAGGGGAAGTTACCATACCTTTTTGTAAAAACGGTCCCATTACAAGttaaaatgtgattggttgattccactctCACTCCAAAATtctgccctaatacagttgaatggcagatgcttTCTATCTAGCTTCAGCTTCTGAGGGCCTAGCCATTGGCTGACTTCACTAGCTAGAtgtatctccccagagaccaccaaagaaaaatcctgattagatattttttctcttcagtgctaaccctttcctttccaatACAAACTCTAGAGATTAAATCAGAATATAATTGAAGATAATATAATTAGAATATAATTGAAATATTATTGAACAATGAAATAAATATTAAAAGGACATTAATATTTTAAAACTACAACTATTTCATAAATCCTTTGGACTTCTCTGAAGGCCGTCACGGTTCCCCATTGTTTGTTTTCCATTCGGGGTCACCTCTGCAAAGTGAAAGGGAGGTTAGTGGAGCGCCAGTTCACAGATACAACCATTTTGTAGAAGAAGAGGTGAAAGGATGGACGTCAAAGATTGGAACACACTAGGCCAGTGGTTTTCAACCTGTGGTCTGCGTACCTGCTGGTGGCCCatgaaattattattatatatcaatatttttttaaataatagttGGTGTTTTAGTGGTATTATAAGCAATTTTACATTATTTTTCAACATGCTAATTGTTTATAATAATGATAGGCCTTTTCTGTTATATTCATTGAAAGAATCTACTCTAAATTTGACCGCCAAGGTatttaatgaaaaataaataaccaGGACTCCACAAATGGTGATCCTCTATCTTTTGACAGTGATTTAGTGGTCCCTGGAACTgaaaagtttgggaaccgctgcACTAGGATGCTTCAGTCTTAAGAAAGTTGGCTAGCATTTCAGCCCATGTAGCCTAAGGGAACTATGTGCTTGAGTTATCAATTCCCGTCATCCCTATCGCTAATGCTAATCAGCGTATGCCGGCTATAGCCACAGAGGTAGATCACGTTAGTGCATTTTTATTAGCCATTTATCCCCACATGATGTGACCTTTGCTAGCAGAGCTCAGAGTAACCTCGGCAGGCTTGACTTTCCAATCTACTTCATAGAGACTTAATAAGAGACTCCTGAACATGTCCTTCCGCTCTCTCGATCTCCTATATTTCATACTTTTCTTTTCACTGGAGCGCTCTCTCAATCCCTTGCTCTATCCTGCCTTCTCCTCTCATTTTCTCTTTACCTGCTCTCTCGCTTCCCACTTACAcactctctcattccctctccaaCACTTtgagcctcctctctctccctctttcatcttCTAAATTAAATGTTCCCCCTGGGAGTCAGATTGAAGCAGTGTACCTTGTTATATCAAGATGCAATGCAAATTGAGATCCATTAAACATGATACGGTCATCGCTAGGTAATTTAAAAGCATATAAACATCTGAGAGGAAAAGCATCAGTCTAGGAATGAGGGAGACCGTAAGACCAATAGTATAGGCTTGGGCAAAACTAAACGAGTGATAAAGAGAGGAGAGGCTTGAAAGAATGCTTACTTGATAGACTTAATTAAAGATATGTCTCTTGACAGATCAAGTATGTGTTTAATTAAGGTGGGCATACAATTGTTGTAGAgagtttatttaaaaaaaaactctgGTCCCAAgtgcatagccgcgggaagtaggagTGCTGGAGGTGTTGCAGCACCCTCTGATaatttgaaatacattttccaaaattatataattaacaTACTACTGTCTGTAGCCTACAGACAtcaataaaatcattcaaaataccaGAGAGCCGCAAAATTTGGGCAGCAAGAGCAAACAGCTTGTTGCGTTGCGGCCATataaatataatccatagaagggccttggaacctctaaccctggcaatttgaccggtaaactcatgggtacactcccaatggctgccagtcctgatTGGAATGGGCACATCCGTTCTATGGATTCTATTTCTATAGCTATACCTAATTGAACTTTTGCAAATTTCTaaatacaatcgcgggaaaaacgtagtttggaaagcaaatgcctacCACGGAAAAGAGAAGACAAATCTTTCTGTAGAAGCTACCAAATGTCTTCAACTTCTCTCAATATTGAGTGAACAGCACTCTTTTTCAAAGTAGCCTAACTTGAGAGGCTATTGGCACAAGAGCATCGGCCATGACCGGTGAGTAGCCTAGCCAAAGCATTTTCATGCTATCTTTATACTGTAGCCTATTATATAGACACACAAATTGTAATCTGTGTGTCTCCCCTATTTTCATTGGCCTGGGCTATAGGTTGCTTACATATTGATCTCAGTTTGTTAGTGTCAGAGTAGCCACTCATTTCGGTCAATTATGTGGTttaaaaaaagattctgctaatgtctccagtgATGTAAATGACGTAGAATTTTCATGAAATGCGTTAATGAAGGCCACATTTTTTCCAGACCCTGCTAAAAACAAATCATCATGTGTGCAAATCCTATAAACGCCTCAGCTTTATGGTTCCATGGTTTGAATTATGCCAACTAATATTGTATAACATATAAGCCACAAAACATTATATAAGATATGTCATAGGGTTGGGTAAGATGGATTATAAAAATGAAACAGAATGCTGTTACCTTACTTTGCACACAGCAGATGTCACCACCCTCTGAGATTCAACTACCCAGACATTATATCAAACTATTCACACTTATTTCTTTAAAACCTTACTGTGGAAAGAGCTACAAAATTAATAATGGCTGTGTCGGTTGGGCAATATTTATTGCTCTATTGATACTTCATATCTTGCCCCCAAGACGTTCTATGACATTGCAGCCCCCAAGACGTTCTATGACATTGCAGCCCCCAAGACCTTCTATGACATTGCAATTGGCTGTGCCAAAGGCTTAAACCTCGAGCTAAAAGCTCCAGTTCCCCATAGCATTGAAATCAGTCCACAAAGTCTAGAAAGTGCATCTCACTTGTTCTCAAATACATTTCTGTGTGGGAAGCTTAGGTTACTgtatttgtacatgtaggttttCTACATTTTAAGTTTGTTTGGTTCTCAGGAACGTAGCAATTAGTGAAGGCTTATTTTGGATCCCACATCTGACACCAAATGTTACCGCCTGTGTGAAACCCCAAAGCTCTTTGCTGCTCATTTTGGTGACCTTTTTAGGTCTCTAGCTTGTGGGCTTATTGACTTAGTGACTTATGCTACATGTACTATAACTCAGGTGTTGATGTGATGCGCCTAAAGCGTCTATTAAACAAGTTGTGAACCTGGAAGCTCTTTTGTAGCAATTTCATCATGGTTTCCAATCCCACAGTAGCTAGGGACAAAGACCAGGTGCTAAAAGAGCCACTAACAATGGACTCGAGCAGGAACAATGGCTTTCAGGAACATAAGGGACTTCAAATGGAAAAATGTGTTCATTTATTATGCATTATGAATGTATAATTGATAACAATAGGTCTATTAGGTTGGATACATATCAAAAACACATATTATGAATACATGAGTAATTGGTTTGTAAGCCCATGAAATGAACTAAGCAAGCTAGACATCATGTAATAAACTATATCAGTAGTGTATTTCGATTATTTTTCATTTGTCATTTCATATAAATAGTACATAAAATTATAGTTACACAAATAGAAAAACATCCCGGCAAGTTGGTGGACATTGGTTAATCCCGACCAGACCCCAACCCGAGccctccgttctgccacctctggtctctcggccctaaatgactaaaatattaatgtaaatactgtacatggcaaaacagacagCACATGTTTGGTATATATCACATGTCAAACTCAAGGCCTGCAGGCCTGATCTGGAGCCCAATGCGGCCcgtgtaaaacaaaacaaaaattattatttttatttttcgaGGGAAGAACAACCTctgaaatgactaaaaccaaatcgaaactgtgtagaaattataTTGGCTCTAAATTTAAACAGTCCCTTCACTCTTTCCAGGTTGCTAAGAATCACCAAAATGAAAGCTGGATAGTCAGGGAGCATCAAATTcccaattttttgggggggacaccCCCAGTGTATATAAGTCATTTCCACATAGCCTTCCTGATACTTGGAATGAGTTCAACAGTCCTTATTCAACAGTCGTGGCTAATTGCTGCTAGAGCAAGGTCAATATATGGAGAAGTCTAATTAGGCTAGGTGGCGTCTAATGGTGCAGAAggcctgtctctgtcctctcccagGCTCATATGGTGTCACCATTTTAACCACTAACcgctcatccctctctctctctgagtcattCTCCCACTCCTTCTGGCCCTGCCTCTCTTTCAcagtctctctcaccctctcctgctcaatcttcatctccctctctccctccatcttctccctcAGCTCCTGCTCTCTCTGGCTCCACTCTTCCTCCAGCCTGTGATACATGTGAAGGGAGAAGTGCCATCCCCCATTCTCCTGCAACATGTCCTTCACCCTGCTCACCAATGCGCCCACCTGACCcctttcctcctttccctcccactctccctccttcTTGTTATCCAACACGTGGCACCTGTACCTGCACTTTTTCATCAGCCACTGCAGTGCCAGGCCCCCAGATTGGATATGCTGCTCCAGGCTTCGCCCACTCCCCTTCTTCAGTTGGTCGCCGAAAGTGAAGAGCACCATGGTGTGCCTCCACACACTAGAGGTCATGACCTCCATGCGCCTCTCCACTGCTTGCCTCTCCACCTCAGTGAAGTCCAGTAGGGGAATCACCAGGAGGACAATGTGGGGACCAGGGCCACACAACAACAGGGCTCTTAGCAGCTCTATCTTCTCCTCCTTGGGGACGGAGTCTTCTGAGAAGCCCCAGCCCTGGGCGTCAATCACGGTGGCGTTACGACCGGCCGCGGTGCCACTGGCCGCAGTGCTTGGCCCGCCCCCTCTGGTGTCGAAGGCTTTACGTCCAAGTATGGTGTTGCCACTGGAGCTCTTGCCTGTGCGTTTAGGTCCCACCAGGAGAAGGCGCAGGTCAGAGGTGTCTGTGTcagctgggagagaggagagagggagattgtTAGATAGGAACTCGTATCTGCTTAGTGCCAGagtcggagagagagaggagtgagatagagagagatggaggagacggTGAGGAGACGTTAATGAGAGCGACAGGCAGGCTGTCAGAAAACTATCCAGTAAAAAACATCTACCAATGTTGCTCTGTGCTACTCGTTGAAAGAGAGAAGTTCTACTGCTTGTCAATTTGGCATAAAAATGTTCAGTAGAGGTGACCTTGCTAGACTCTCAAAGTTCTGAAAGTTTCCTACATTTTCTACACAATGCACTACACGCCTTCTCTACGAAAATTATATTTAATCTACCTCCATCTAGCATCTCCTAACATAGAACTTGATTGAGCTCTTCCATTTGTACTTCGTATATGAAATATTGCAATCATGAAACGTAAAATTGATAGTCATTCAGAAACATACTTTCGCCTAAATGCTACCTGCACTTATATCTACTTACATCTACCCTGTGAAGTGCACTTGCCACCATTTTCAGGCGAACTCCAGTTCCCCATTGTTAAGGCGGCTCAGCAGGCTGCAGGTCACAATGGCAAATGTAGTAGTCCGTTTCACAGCGAACCCTCTGCTCCATAAAAGTATTAATTAGCGTTAGTTGGCAAATAAGCTTTCGCTAATTCACTTCCGAACCTATGCTGTCAGGTATTTCTTAAT from Coregonus clupeaformis isolate EN_2021a chromosome 21, ASM2061545v1, whole genome shotgun sequence encodes the following:
- the LOC121535067 gene encoding GTPase IMAP family member 7-like; this translates as MGNWSSPENGGKCTSQGRSDTDTSDLRLLLVGPKRTGKSSSGNTILGRKAFDTRGGGPSTAASGTAAGRNATVIDAQGWGFSEDSVPKEEKIELLRALLLCGPGPHIVLLVIPLLDFTEVERQAVERRMEVMTSSVWRHTMVLFTFGDQLKKGSGRSLEQHIQSGGLALQWLMKKCRYRCHVLDNKKEGEWEGKEERGQVGALVSRVKDMLQENGGWHFSLHMYHRLEEEWSQREQELREKMEGEREMKIEQERVRETVKERQGQKEWENDSERERDERLVVKMVTPYEPGRGQRQAFCTIRRHLA